The Lampris incognitus isolate fLamInc1 chromosome 4, fLamInc1.hap2, whole genome shotgun sequence genome segment ATTTGACATTAAAGAAACAAGATTTAATTCCCCTAATCCAGTAAGTAATATTCTTCCATGGCTGTTTCCTAAGGCTAAAGTTGATTTTAGTATCATGGAAGTATGGAAGGACTGGATGGAAAGCGAAATAGGACAGTGTGAACTAGTATATAAGGAATCATTTTCATAAATATGTATACATATTTACTGATGgctcaaaaaaaatcaaaatgaaaaaaaaatcaaaattatcATGTAGGGACATGTTCCAATTTAAAATTCTTTTAGGGAATAGAGCTACAGATAACATGCTCATGTGGGAGTAAAGGGTGATGAATTTGCAGACAGGATGGCTAAAAGATCACTAAGTATGAGGCATATAATTGACATGCCATCTGGAAAAAGAGGACAGTAAAGCACTAATCAAAAAGAAAATGAAGACAGTAAGGGATGAGGACAGTAATAGCAGAACAAACTAGAACGCGTACTATACTGTAGAATACATACTATAGAATACAAAGAGAGAGGAGGTAGTTTTATCCAGGTTAAGGTTTGATCACAGTGGTTTAAATAAGACTGTATTTCTATTGGGAAAAGTAAATTCACAAGTGTGCATGTACTGTAATATGACTGAAAATGTGGAACACGTAATAATGCACAGTGACAAATATAACATAAAGGGTAAGGTTGCAACAAGGGGTGAGAGAGAACATACGAGAATGGGATTTGGAAGGGATACTAGGAACAAATGGAGATAAGGTGTGGGAAACACAGAGAGGggtaatagattttttttttaacaaatactgtactaaattgtccctaaagtgtgtgggggggggggctgtgatggcctctgcctgccacccagtgactgctaggataggctctagcatccccgcgaccctgagagcggtttggataattgaatGGGGGGGGGATACTGGATTGTTTAATAGAATAtagttttgttttaatttttatgCATGTAAACTAGAGCCTGTTCTACATactccggtacggtaggtggtggtatgcaccttaaagttggTATTGGACTGCACAAAAAACGCGAAGAAGAATAAGACTCGTCTCTGTTTAGGCTACCCGGCGGTCAGATCATGCTAGCGGTTACACGCTGTGAACAGCTAAAATGTCCATAGTTTTTGTACCAAAACGACAACGAGGACGTGCAAAGATTAACCAACAAACCGTACAATGGGTAGCTCACCGTTTCCATCGTGGCTCTTATTGTAGCTGTTACCTTGAGTTAGCTCTAACATTGCTGGATCCCTTTTCTAAAACTTCACCAACTAGCTAGCTCATCCATACATTTATTCATACCGTGTCTTTACACTTGTCGCTGTCGTTAAACTGGCTTGTAATTACTAACGCAGTGTATCGTGACAACACAGTATTTCCCGTTACTCTGTCTGTGAATGCTAACACTGCCTGGTAAAGTCTTAACTAGCTAATGCTAAAGCGGGGTACACAATGTCGTTAATTTAACGGGTCATCGGACCCGTGTAACTTCTCACCTCGCCCTCACTTTCTTTTCCCTTTACCTTAGTTGCTGGATGAAAACGACCAGTTAATCAGATGTATCGCCGAATACATGCAGAAAGGAAGAGCAACGGAGTGTGTACAGTGAGTCACGTTTTAGCCTTAACTTGCCAGTGATGGTCTGCCGTTGCTTCCCTGTGGCGGGCACATAACACGCACGTATTTACATGACATGTTAGGTGAACTGCAAGCTACAGTGTTTGGCACGTTGACTGGATGACTCTAAATCTGTGCTGTCTGATTTAATCATCAGATACCAACAGATCCTGCACCGCAACATTGTTTATCTGGCAACCATAGCAGACGCTAGCCCCGATATGATGCTGACATCTTCAAATGTGAGAGATTATCGACTTCGCTATTCctctgaaatgaaaaaaaaatattgtggcACCCCCTCCCGAATACTGGTTTATCCTGACTGATGCTGATTTTGTTTTCCAGTCCAATAATCCCGAGGGAGAAGCAGCGTCGACCACAGCTGTAAGTTGACATGGAACTCTGTTATAAACAACTCATTTATCAACCGttcgtatgtacaaatttgttcttacatacccatggaatgttttagccctgaagtttgtatcagagcagtgtagaacctgggtaaaccttgaatttagacaccagttggttAACACTGAATCTTTGCAATCCTGGGTAATTGCTTGTTGCTAGAgctagacaatagatgttagggggaaggaataacaaataaccatcaggctttgcttctgactctCAGataatcttgagagctaaaaaaattccatggatatgtaagaacaaatttgtacatatgaACGATTGATGAACGAGGCCCAATGTTAACATTCTATGTAGCATGTCACATCAATAAGTCACAACAATAAGACTTGTTGGCATGTAACAGAGGTTTCTTCTCTAGTTCAGATCTCTTCCCAGATAAAGGATCTGGGAGGGTGGTCAGAGCTAAAGCAGTGCTTTTGAATTGTGGATTGTGCCTTTTTTTATATCCAGGATATTGAAATAAAAAGTGTAACTCtctttatccaaaggaattgaatcgagtgcaactggacttggtatataccaagtccagttgcactcgattcaattcctttggataaccatgacctggatgaatgagaacattcacagacttgtaactctctttctgtcttagATAGCAATGGTGAGTGGTTTGTTTCTAAGAGCCATTTGTATCTCTTTGAATTTCAAAGACATTAGCACAAATCGTATGCTAAGATATTGTGCCAATTCCATGCCGTTGTTGAGCAGAAAATGACGTTGTAATATTTTTCTCTAATATGCTTTCATTTCCCAATCTCTTTCTTGCTGTTAtctctttgtttgtttgtagGCATGCTGATGCAGGTGATTAGTGGGGTTTGTAAATGCAGAGTCTTTATAGTCAAAACAAAAATCCCAAATGAACTGGTTTCCAGTGCAGTATTATTGTTGTCAGTGCTGTTTCAATTGAATTCCTTAGTATATAAAGGGGACTTGAACACTATGACAGTACATGTTTCCATCCAAGTGTTAAGCAAATGTTTGAAAAGTTGAAACTTAAAATATCAACGTGATGCATTTCTATTAGCATTTTTACACAATTAAATAATCTTCCTATGAGAGATTATCAAAAAGGTTCAACAAAAATTACCGATGAGGAAATGTGAATAATTAATAATTTGCATAAACTAACGAATGGACCTTTTTAGTATGTAGGATAAAACCTGTCAATGCATACTGTTGGAAGAGTTGTTGCTAGTGTCTATGTAAATATTGGACAGTGTTAGGTTagaccaggggtcaggaacctttttgactgggagagccataaaagccaaatatttctaaatatatttcattgagagccatatagtatttttaacgtataataaatgaaatatgtcttacttttaatgcgacttctggtgctgcatggcgtatcgaagtgccgctttatatgtgaccgtttcatcgatgcaatgttatcattgcatatgagacatacggcagatcctgctctctccacaaatgcagattcctctgcgcacgcagcctggaatgcacggtaaccaccgtctttttttcttttcgccctcttttcccttacaagggttgaagcggataaactagttggctatctgatcaaattgatttcttcacctttacaatgacccggacatgctcgcgagccattggttcccgacccgacccacgggtgacccgtgacccgtgaaatttatcttcaaaactaatttctgtttactttaaaatgacacagtattattaagaaatatcacaagtattttaaaatcagttccaaactgatttttttttcaactcaaaattgtctgggagccatatgccgtcaccggaagagccatatatggctcgcgagccataggttcccgaccgctgggttAGACAGTGAGGGTTGCAACTTCGCAGTTGCACCCCAaaccaaaaaaaagtttttgcacTCTTTGTTCAAAGTGCAAATTTGTTATTTTTACACAGTCTTAACAGTTTTTCCCCCGCAATTTCACTCTCATTTTGCCACCTTGCCAGATTAAATCAAAGGCCTTCCTTTTTTAGCCCAATTCTGGTTTACTGGAGTCTAAATCAAGCATATGTGCTCAAAGGTGTGATCTTTAGGTCGCATGTTTGATCTGATTTCTACTTGGTGTATTGCATTGCATTAGGAGGGAATGAGGACAGTTATTCCACAGAACACCTTTCCCAGGTTGCGGGGCTCTGTAATCGCTGAGCTCACAGTTGTTGCCTGTCTTTGAACTGTGTTGTAAGGCCTTCATCTCCAATCTCCGCTTCATACACTATCTTCTGTTCTTTTATTCTTGTACCATTGGCATTCTCAAATTTATCACGCTTCTTGTGCTCAGTAACTGTTTTCGGAAAGTGCTATTTAAGGCTATGCAAATGACTTGACTATCGATGCTACTCAGTGTGTTTAGAGTTCCAGTCAGTACATCGCAAGAGCTAGAAAACAATTTCTAAGAAACAGTTAAAATCGTTATATTTCAGTAGTTGTATATCGGACCCGCTGCTGTGCTATGGAGGTGTTGGGCAGGGTCGTGGTTTGGAGGCAGGCAGATGAGGAGAGGCTCATCTGGGTAACAAGGAGCATGTAATAAGCTGTCGAATAAACTCCTCTGTTTGTTTTAATGCAGGTAGAGAAACGGTCTGGTTGATGACACTGATTTCTGccaccagccacccagcacatggtctgttctccctCCTTCACTCAGGACAACGCTTACAGAGCATCGGAGTTCGGACCAGCCACCTCAAAGACTGTTTTTACCCCCAGACTGTCAGAAAAATTAACAGTAGGCGCCTTACATAACTTtcgttattattttgtgggatttctggtttatttattgtttttattgttatttccttatatatagtGTTAATGGGTGAGAGGGCCAGGGCACATGTATTTCATTGCATTGGAAGGTACATTGTacttttatatgtatatgacGAGGTGAAACTGAACTTGCTTATGTCGGTTTGAGTTAAACCTAAGAAACGTTTTAACTGTTGCTTTCAGACCATGCAAAGGGATTTATTAAAGACTGTTGAGTGAAAAAGGAAAGTTTATTTGATGCCTGTGCTGTTAAGAGTTTGTAGCTTTCTCAATAAATACTGTAATTCAAAGTACCGTCTCCAGTTTGTTCTTTGTCCAGTGTTTTCCCATTTGAAGATTTGACCAATTTTACCTGAATAAACAGCACTTAGATTAATGACTTGCAACTGCGATTTTCTTTCGACTTTTGTTACATTTACTTATTAAAACAGATAATTTAATTTAACAATCATTATTCTCTTTAACCATAAAAATTTTATTCTTTGTAATTTTTCACTttaatccatccattagccaaactgcttatcctgctctcggggtcgcggggatactggagcctgtcctaccagtcattgggcagcaggcggggagacaccctggacaggccgccaggccatcacatagggtcgacatacacacacacacacacacacacacacacacacacacacacacacacacacacacattcatacctagggacaatttagtattggcgattcacctgacctgcatgtctttggactgtgggaggaaaccagagcccccggaggaaacccacgcagacatggggagaacatgcaaactccacacagacgacgacccgggacgacccccaaggttggactgccccgagGCTTGAACCTagaaccctcttgctgtgaggcgaccgtgccaacCACTACGCCATTGTGCCGTTTTCACTTTAATTAAAAGGCAAAATATTGTAGTATTTTGGGTTTGTGATTGATCACAATTTGTGATGCAATCAACAGAATATAGTTTGAGTCTCTAATTTACAGTGACAACTTAACATTTGCATTTTAGTAGGAACATTTAACTTTACTAGAACCTAATTGAATCACAACTGTAAACTGAACCATTTTATTTTGATATCTTTTTTATATACCATTAAATGCAGACAGTATATATAATGCAGCCAGTGTGCAAAGTGCAGTCCAGTGCATGTAATGTGTCATTTCCTGCATATTCCTCTACAAtttacactggaaaaaaaaaacatgcaatgtGGTTGTCTTATCATTGCTGGCCCTTTCCACTGCAGAACTAACTCCAAACTTGTCATTtttcttttattaaaaaaaaaaaacttttcacagCCCATCCATTAAGAAAGTTCTCTGACACTGGTCCAGTTACCGAGAGCAGAAGACAAGCATCCAAAATGTGCTTCTTTTAATGTTTTATCTAAAACATCTGTTTTGATCTGAGGTGCACAAAACATTGCTTTCAATCATGTTGCAGGAGAGCACAGGAGCAAACTACATAATGTGCCAAGCCCACTTCATGGTTGCAAATGTCTTACCCTGTTCATGGTGAAGTCTGACCTGCAGTCAGTGCTGGAACCCAGATGCTCACTCATCATCTTCACTctctcatcaccatcatcagtCAGTTTAAGCAGTGAGGATCAAAACATTCCACCACGGCTGTCCATGAACAcgcacgcgtgcgcgcacacacacacacacacacacacacacacacacacacacacacacacacacaatattaccATTTATTTGGAGATAGAGCCAGGGCTTGAATTTTGGTAGCTCAATGAATAAGGATGTAGGCAAGGACATACGCTGAGATTTAGTTTTAACCCTGCTATACACTCACTAACCTTTCTGACTTAAACTTAATCCTCTAATGGTACTAACGCTGGTGATCAGAGTGGATGTCCTCAACATCCTCAAGATGCGCTGAAATGTACGCATGCATATAACAGACTGTGATTTGATACAATGAGTGGTCTCATGAGGTCAGACATACTAAGTATATCCATGTATTCCCTTCATTAAATGGCATAGTcaagcagtgttgtagtcgagtcactaaacctcgagtccgagtcgagtctcgagtccccagtgttcgagtccaagtccgagtcaccaaagaaaagtagagtccgagtcgagtccccattacctgagtccgagtcaagtccctattaccctagtccgagtccgagtcatcaaggttgagtctgagtcgagttccaagatggctccagtgatccactcgggcacagtcaaagatctgacatacaaataaaaaaggtctacattaaacaaaaatgacacagctgtcaccatttcaaagggagtttatttactttgtgacacgatagccaaacaaatgcacacccacacactcgcacacatgcacgcgcaagcatgcgcgcacacacatttttagaacagtctgaatttctttgacattctgaacactggatgtgcttcaaaacacatttgatggctgtgaatagcatgatattagcaaatggtggaaacagtatacagaagtaagttccacagcatacaatacattcataaaaactagtcaaaagacattgtctctcaggaatagttaggaacaaaaggctggtggcactagttttaagcatgcacgttgcatttcaaaaacataagatctgacagcatggaactactcaaccttgcacggtgaggcctcatcaaaatgcctccatgactaaataccctttcaatgggcgcactggaggtagggttagagaatacctgtgtggcaatctgatagagggtagggaatttggatttgttttgctgccaaaacctgaggcacgggactgagtcagagtcctgctcagcgatcaagtcgaggtatgcagtcaactgagcctggccagacggcttcttctcggtggaggagggagtcctcctatagtgggagaacattctcaactgcttctcaggaggagactctgaaagttcaccttcccctggtcctgttgcttccgctgcatctgctgttgataccgcttgcttgtcaccctctgcctttatatactctgaaatgagaggggggcatgggggactcattacaaatatgttattgactaggcctacatgacaaatgacacgcctatgtgctttattgtaacaccttcaatgatataaacatcacaacaatcaaatagttaatcacttaactaacattaatcaaaacatttctcacctttgatctcagtcttcagcacatttttgacgtcactgtccagctgcacatcatgttctagccgctggaagccaaatgctgggtccaacacagatgctatgaagtaggcattggtgaaaggaaatttggtggggcctcttccttcagccggttcacatcctggtatcttgactgcactgaaaacctctgcaaaccttgttttcaaggagctctccagagctctcaccagaggcccacagtatctggcttttcctcttatttcctgcaggtaacagcgcagagtgaggacacagggcacaatcacactgatggtgacagtagtctcaccctgagttaggttggttgcctctaagaacggatcaagaacttcgatcagttctttaagctgagcatactctcgcggggataagataaggcttttgtgccccactgattccaacacactggacagcttttgcatgtctaaatgcacataagccttcacctgcttcagagtggaattccatcgtgtggcattcgctgttggaattgttgcatcaccagaacatgcttcaaagcagtctttaaacgaggtgccactgtggaggaggttggctgcacgggatagctttgctagggtgcttgacagcccactggtgtctttcagaccatcttttatgaccaactgcagtgaatgtgtgaagcatgatagtctctgcatctta includes the following:
- the ss18l2 gene encoding SS18-like protein 2 produces the protein MSIVFVPKRQRGRAKINQQTVQWLLDENDQLIRCIAEYMQKGRATECVQYQQILHRNIVYLATIADASPDMMLTSSNSNNPEGEAASTTAVEKRSG